Proteins from a genomic interval of Calorimonas adulescens:
- the nifS gene encoding cysteine desulfurase NifS — MIYLDNAATTKVRPEVLKEMLPYYEEYYGNPSSIYYFSASSRDAIDKARQRTARAIKARPSEIFFTSGGSEADNWAIKGTALALRENGNHIITTSIEHHAVLNAAHFLEEMGYRVTYLPVDKYGMINPDDVKNAITKDTILISVMYANNEVGTIEPIKEIGRIARENGIYFHTDAVQAVGHIPTDVEELMVDLLSMSAHKFYGPKGVGALYIREGTKIFPLIHGGSQERNRRAGTENVPGIVGMGKAIELAAEEIEGEYKRVSNMRDTLIDRIISSLPDIRLNGHPESRLPNIINIGVNGVSSDTLLLNLDMAGIYVSGGSACTAGSLDPSHVLLAMGQTKEEAKTSIRFSLGRYNRIDEIDEVVEKFTELVTRLRKN, encoded by the coding sequence ATGATATATCTTGATAATGCTGCAACAACTAAGGTAAGGCCTGAGGTCTTAAAGGAGATGTTGCCATATTATGAGGAGTATTATGGCAATCCATCCAGCATATATTATTTTTCGGCTTCATCCAGGGATGCAATTGATAAGGCAAGGCAGAGGACTGCAAGGGCTATCAAGGCCAGGCCATCTGAAATCTTTTTTACCAGCGGCGGCAGTGAAGCCGATAACTGGGCCATAAAAGGCACAGCACTGGCATTAAGAGAAAATGGCAATCATATAATAACGACATCCATTGAACACCATGCCGTGTTAAATGCGGCTCATTTTCTTGAAGAGATGGGCTACAGGGTCACATACCTACCGGTAGATAAATATGGTATGATAAACCCCGATGATGTCAAAAATGCAATAACCAAGGACACAATCTTAATTTCTGTAATGTATGCCAATAATGAGGTTGGAACTATAGAACCCATCAAAGAGATAGGCAGGATTGCTCGTGAAAATGGTATATACTTCCACACAGATGCTGTACAGGCAGTTGGCCACATCCCTACAGATGTGGAAGAATTGATGGTAGACCTTCTCTCCATGTCGGCGCATAAGTTCTATGGGCCCAAGGGAGTTGGCGCTTTGTATATAAGGGAGGGTACGAAGATTTTTCCACTTATTCATGGTGGAAGCCAGGAGAGAAACCGCCGAGCAGGAACAGAAAACGTGCCCGGTATAGTAGGTATGGGCAAGGCTATTGAGCTTGCGGCAGAAGAAATTGAAGGCGAGTATAAAAGGGTTTCAAATATGAGGGATACATTGATAGATAGGATTATTTCATCTCTCCCCGATATCAGGTTAAACGGGCATCCTGAAAGCAGATTGCCCAACATAATAAACATTGGTGTAAATGGTGTGAGCAGTGATACTTTACTTTTGAACTTAGATATGGCAGGCATATATGTATCCGGTGGATCTGCCTGTACAGCCGGCTCGTTAGATCCATCCCATGTCCTTCTTGCTATGGGACAAACTAAAGAGGAGGCAAAGACCTCTATAAGGTTTTCACTGGGGCGGTATAATAGAATTGATGAGATTGATGAAGTGGTTGAAAAATTTACTGAATTAGTTACGAGGCTAAGAAAGAATTAA
- a CDS encoding RrF2 family transcriptional regulator — protein sequence MRLSTKGQYGLRAMFELAINYGEGPLSLKTIADRQYISEHYLEQLIATLRKAGLVSSTRGAQGGYVLSRSPEEITVGQVIRVLEGPLAPVECVIDDEENVCDRSGYCPTRIVWKKVRDSINQVVDSITLQDMVDDYRRLHPDESYMFYI from the coding sequence ATGAGATTATCGACAAAAGGTCAGTATGGCCTTCGGGCTATGTTTGAACTGGCAATAAATTATGGAGAGGGACCTTTATCGCTTAAAACAATCGCAGACAGACAGTATATATCAGAGCATTATCTTGAACAGCTTATTGCTACTCTGAGGAAAGCTGGACTGGTAAGCAGTACAAGAGGCGCACAGGGTGGATATGTACTTTCAAGATCTCCAGAAGAGATAACGGTCGGTCAGGTGATACGTGTACTGGAAGGGCCTCTGGCTCCAGTTGAATGCGTGATTGATGATGAAGAAAATGTCTGCGACAGATCGGGGTACTGCCCAACCAGGATAGTATGGAAAAAAGTAAGAGACAGCATAAATCAGGTGGTAGACTCTATAACTCTGCAAGACATGGTGGACGATTACAGAAGATTACATCCCGATGAGTCCTATATGTTTTATATATAG
- a CDS encoding replication-associated recombination protein A, whose protein sequence is MDLFEYSRQKNSRSTMPLAMRMRPDTLDEFVGQGHILGKGKVLRRAIEADRLTSLILYGPPGTGKTSLAHIIANTTKSHFERINAVTSGVADIKRVIQEASDRLGMYNKKTIVFIDEIHRFNKAQQDALLPAVEDGTIILIGATTENPYFEVNSALISRSLVVELKKLTRDDILAIILKAIKDENKGLGRSKIKIDDAAIKYLCEIADGDARVALNALELAYLTTPPDSNGVINLDVNTIADSAQHKVLKYDKDGDNHYDIISAFIKSMRGSDPDAVLYWLARMIEAGEDPKFIARRIMICASEDVGNADPRAIIIATAASQAVERIGMPEGRIILAQAALYVACAPKSNSTIIGIDMALEDVKRSAGGEVPAHLKDAHYDGAGKLGHGVGYKYAHDFPNHYVKQQYLPRGFEDKKYYNPTEQGYEAKIKQWLEFLRSNC, encoded by the coding sequence ATGGACCTCTTTGAGTATTCAAGACAGAAAAATTCAAGGTCTACGATGCCATTGGCTATGAGGATGCGGCCTGACACCCTTGATGAGTTTGTTGGGCAGGGACATATACTTGGAAAAGGGAAAGTCCTGCGCAGAGCTATAGAGGCTGATAGGCTCACATCCCTTATACTTTATGGCCCTCCTGGTACGGGTAAGACGAGTCTTGCCCATATAATAGCCAATACAACTAAATCGCACTTTGAAAGGATAAATGCAGTTACATCTGGAGTAGCTGACATAAAGAGGGTTATACAGGAGGCCAGTGATAGGCTGGGAATGTATAACAAAAAGACCATTGTTTTTATTGATGAAATACATCGTTTTAATAAAGCTCAACAGGATGCTCTTTTACCTGCTGTAGAGGATGGCACAATAATACTTATTGGCGCAACCACAGAAAATCCCTATTTTGAGGTAAACAGCGCCTTGATTTCGCGCTCTCTCGTGGTGGAACTGAAAAAGCTCACAAGGGACGATATTTTAGCCATTATATTAAAGGCTATTAAGGATGAAAATAAAGGGTTGGGCAGGTCAAAAATTAAAATTGATGATGCTGCCATAAAATATCTCTGTGAGATAGCAGATGGTGATGCCAGAGTAGCACTAAATGCACTGGAACTGGCTTACCTCACAACGCCTCCCGATAGCAATGGCGTAATAAATTTGGATGTAAACACCATAGCAGACTCTGCGCAGCATAAGGTATTAAAGTACGATAAGGATGGGGATAACCATTATGATATAATATCTGCTTTTATTAAGAGTATGAGAGGTTCTGACCCCGATGCAGTCTTATACTGGTTGGCCAGGATGATAGAAGCAGGAGAAGACCCAAAATTTATTGCCAGGAGAATAATGATATGTGCATCGGAGGATGTGGGTAATGCAGACCCGAGGGCTATTATAATAGCAACTGCGGCTTCACAGGCTGTAGAAAGGATTGGGATGCCTGAAGGAAGGATTATACTGGCCCAGGCAGCCCTTTACGTGGCCTGTGCTCCAAAGAGCAATTCCACTATTATTGGTATTGATATGGCCCTTGAGGATGTAAAGAGAAGTGCAGGAGGAGAGGTACCTGCCCATCTCAAAGACGCCCACTATGATGGTGCGGGTAAATTAGGCCATGGTGTGGGGTATAAATATGCTCATGATTTCCCAAACCATTATGTAAAACAACAGTATCTGCCCAGAGGTTTTGAGGATAAGAAATATTATAATCCAACAGAGCAGGGATATGAAGCAAAAATAAAACAATGGCTTGAATTCTTAAGGTCAAACTGTTGA
- the ltaE gene encoding low-specificity L-threonine aldolase, whose protein sequence is MRYIDIRSDTVTQPTQAMRDAMYRAEVGDDVYGEDPTVNKLEEMAAEIMGKEAALFVTSGTQGNQTAVLSHTNRGDEIILEETAHIFTHEVAGTAFLSGVQVKAVRGHNGIMQVEDIEKAIRPENIHYPKTALICLENTHNRAGGTVTPVEHMRDIYEMAHRHNIPVHLDGARIFNAAIYLGVPAKEIARYADSVQFCLSKGLCAPVGSLLVGSEDFIKKARKYRKMLGGGLRQSGFLAAAGIVALTEMVDRLAEDHENARVLAEGLANIKGIDINMETVQTNIIVFSIEGLGINGDRFASMLYDRGIKANGSPDYGMRFVTHKDVTREDIQTVLKAVQEISRELVGI, encoded by the coding sequence ATGAGGTATATTGACATCAGAAGCGATACTGTTACACAGCCAACGCAAGCCATGAGGGACGCTATGTACAGGGCAGAGGTAGGCGATGACGTATATGGTGAAGACCCTACAGTAAATAAACTTGAGGAAATGGCTGCCGAGATAATGGGTAAGGAAGCAGCACTTTTTGTTACCAGCGGTACCCAGGGTAACCAGACAGCCGTTCTTTCACATACAAATCGTGGCGATGAAATAATATTAGAAGAGACGGCGCATATATTTACCCATGAGGTTGCAGGTACGGCATTTTTATCTGGTGTACAGGTAAAGGCCGTAAGAGGCCATAACGGAATAATGCAGGTGGAGGATATAGAAAAGGCCATAAGGCCTGAAAACATTCACTATCCTAAAACTGCCCTGATATGCCTTGAAAATACCCACAATAGGGCAGGAGGCACTGTGACACCAGTAGAACACATGAGGGATATATATGAAATGGCTCACAGGCACAATATACCAGTACACCTGGATGGTGCAAGGATATTTAATGCAGCCATATACCTTGGCGTGCCTGCAAAAGAGATTGCAAGGTATGCGGATAGCGTGCAGTTTTGTCTCTCTAAGGGGCTTTGTGCACCAGTTGGCTCTCTACTGGTGGGTTCAGAGGATTTTATAAAAAAGGCAAGGAAATACCGTAAAATGCTTGGAGGGGGTCTGAGGCAATCTGGTTTTCTTGCAGCGGCAGGTATTGTCGCACTTACGGAGATGGTAGACAGATTGGCAGAAGATCATGAAAATGCTAGAGTTTTAGCTGAAGGCCTGGCCAATATAAAGGGTATAGACATAAATATGGAAACTGTGCAGACTAACATAATAGTCTTTAGCATAGAAGGCCTTGGTATAAATGGTGACAGGTTCGCCTCCATGTTGTATGACAGAGGAATTAAAGCTAACGGGTCACCCGACTACGGTATGAGGTTTGTCACGCACAAAGATGTGACAAGGGAGGATATACAGACAGTTTTAAAGGCAGTGCAGGAGATATCGCGAGAATTAGTTGGTATTTAG
- a CDS encoding DUF3048 domain-containing protein — translation MKRFFLILMLIVVLAAGCSGKSGTDVKQPDSENKQSDNIISATDDKGDLNTYPSKTTGISTTPPGNRLFAVIIENTPAARPQSGLIDADIVYEALAEGGITRFLALYNNTYPEIVGPVRSARPYFVAIAKSWGAEFVHVGGSAQAYSDIKRLKLGDFDAMHMDKPFYKDKTRKDPHATYISLNKLTEFNPVSDGYIYNFNFNDNGNTREVYSIGIPYNKDFDTKYIYDEETGHYMRYIGDKKHVDRESGKQLYADNIIVEFHKHRVLDKEGRLEITMTGSGSAIIVTGGKEIKGRWMRTGETSPAKYYDENGSEIALNPGKTWVNIVPSELDIKIK, via the coding sequence ATGAAAAGATTTTTCCTTATTCTCATGCTGATTGTTGTGTTAGCGGCTGGTTGTAGTGGTAAAAGTGGGACAGATGTCAAGCAGCCTGACAGTGAAAATAAGCAGTCTGATAATATAATCTCTGCTACAGATGACAAGGGGGATTTAAACACATATCCATCAAAGACAACTGGGATTTCAACTACACCACCGGGAAATAGGCTTTTTGCTGTAATTATTGAGAATACGCCGGCGGCCAGGCCGCAGTCAGGTCTTATAGACGCAGACATTGTTTATGAAGCACTGGCTGAGGGTGGTATAACCAGATTTCTTGCCCTATATAACAATACATATCCAGAGATTGTAGGACCGGTAAGAAGTGCAAGGCCCTATTTTGTAGCAATAGCTAAAAGCTGGGGAGCAGAATTTGTCCATGTGGGTGGGTCAGCGCAGGCATACTCAGATATAAAGCGGCTAAAACTGGGAGATTTTGACGCAATGCACATGGATAAGCCATTCTATAAAGATAAGACACGGAAAGACCCTCATGCTACTTACATATCCCTAAACAAGCTTACAGAATTCAATCCTGTGTCTGATGGGTATATCTATAACTTTAATTTTAATGATAACGGCAATACCAGAGAGGTATACTCTATTGGCATACCATACAATAAAGATTTTGATACAAAGTATATTTATGATGAAGAAACCGGACACTATATGAGGTACATAGGTGATAAAAAACATGTGGACAGGGAAAGCGGCAAACAGCTTTATGCTGATAACATAATAGTAGAGTTTCATAAACACAGGGTGCTTGATAAAGAAGGAAGGCTGGAAATTACCATGACTGGCAGTGGCAGTGCAATAATAGTAACTGGGGGCAAGGAGATTAAGGGCAGGTGGATGAGGACTGGAGAGACATCTCCGGCGAAGTATTATGATGAAAACGGCAGTGAAATAGCATTAAATCCAGGGAAGACATGGGTGAATATTGTACCTTCTGAGCTTGATATAAAAATTAAATGA
- a CDS encoding SoxR reducing system RseC family protein — translation MLERARVVKTNGNIAKIVVVRSEMCGSCHACPVSRGEDFFLDVYNEAGAKEGDEVEVEMENNGFLSASLILYGIPLVAFFVGIFVGYFISPYLGFDKPNEIIGAVFGFTFTIISYVVIRFFEPRFKEGSRFKPIIKHVVK, via the coding sequence ATGCTTGAGAGGGCCCGGGTAGTCAAAACTAATGGTAACATAGCAAAGATTGTGGTTGTACGGAGTGAAATGTGCGGGAGTTGCCATGCGTGCCCTGTGAGCAGGGGTGAGGACTTCTTTCTTGATGTCTACAATGAGGCTGGTGCAAAAGAAGGAGATGAGGTAGAGGTTGAGATGGAGAATAATGGCTTTTTAAGTGCCTCATTAATCCTCTATGGTATACCATTGGTTGCATTCTTCGTAGGAATTTTTGTTGGGTATTTTATTTCGCCATACCTTGGGTTTGATAAACCTAATGAGATAATAGGTGCTGTTTTTGGGTTTACATTTACAATAATTTCATATGTTGTTATCAGATTTTTTGAACCGAGATTCAAAGAGGGCAGCAGGTTTAAGCCAATTATAAAGCATGTTGTCAAATAG
- a CDS encoding metal-sensitive transcriptional regulator codes for MEHCHNTYSYEDKKDDLLKRLSRIEGQIKGIQNMIKDDKYCVDVLIQVAAAKSALEKVGAILLRSHAMGCVKNALNTDKQDEMMDELVDTVLKFMK; via the coding sequence ATGGAACATTGTCATAACACTTATTCTTATGAAGATAAAAAGGATGACCTGTTAAAAAGGCTTAGCAGGATAGAGGGACAAATTAAAGGAATACAGAATATGATTAAAGACGACAAGTACTGCGTAGATGTCCTGATACAGGTTGCAGCAGCAAAGTCTGCTTTAGAGAAGGTAGGAGCAATACTTTTAAGAAGTCATGCCATGGGTTGTGTAAAAAACGCTTTAAATACGGATAAGCAGGACGAAATGATGGATGAGCTTGTCGATACTGTCCTTAAATTTATGAAGTGA
- the aspS gene encoding aspartate--tRNA ligase, giving the protein MSELLSGMKRTDMCGELDLKDSGREVTLMGWVNRRRDLGSLIFIDLRDRTGIVQIVFNEEWDSNLFSRAGELRNEFVIAVSGTVVERAPEAVNDKIPTGKIEVKVKELKILSRSETPPFLVDDSTKAADNVRLKYRYLDLRRPVMQKNIITRHRIAKVVRDFLYDNGFLEIETPMLTKSTPEGARDYLVPSRVQPGKFYALPQSPQLFKQLLMISGFDRYYQIVRCFRDEDLRADRQPEFTQIDIEMSFVDMDDVLNINEKLIATVFKEIMGIEIKLPLKRMSYYEAMSRYGSDKPDLRFGMELLELSDVLKNSSFNAFKEAVANGGCIKAINAKGCSVFARKEIDSLSEVAKTYGAKGLLWVTYTHDGEIKSSLTKYLTNEELDGILKVTSAKPGDLILIAAGEFEKTCDAMGHVRLELGNKLNMIDKDKYELLWVVDFPLLEWSEEEDRYVAKHHPFTSPRDEDIPLLDSEPGKVRAKAYDMVLNGTELGGGSIRIHTREMQKKMFNILGFSDEDAQSRFGFFLEAFKYGVPPHGGIAYGFDRMVMLLTGSESIKDVIAFPKTQNASCLLSGAPSEVDTKQLEELHIKLDL; this is encoded by the coding sequence ATGAGTGAGCTTCTGAGCGGGATGAAAAGGACGGATATGTGCGGTGAACTTGATTTAAAAGATTCTGGGAGAGAAGTAACACTGATGGGGTGGGTCAACAGGAGAAGGGACTTAGGAAGTCTCATATTTATTGACCTGAGAGATAGAACTGGAATTGTCCAGATTGTGTTCAATGAGGAATGGGATTCAAATCTTTTTTCAAGAGCGGGTGAATTGAGGAACGAGTTTGTTATAGCTGTATCAGGTACTGTGGTAGAAAGGGCACCGGAAGCGGTGAATGATAAGATACCTACAGGCAAGATAGAGGTAAAGGTTAAAGAACTTAAGATATTGAGCAGGTCAGAGACACCACCGTTCTTAGTGGATGACAGCACAAAAGCTGCAGATAATGTCAGGTTGAAATACAGGTATCTTGACCTCAGGAGGCCTGTAATGCAAAAGAACATTATCACAAGGCACAGGATAGCCAAGGTTGTTCGAGACTTTCTGTATGATAATGGCTTTTTAGAGATCGAAACCCCTATGCTTACCAAAAGCACACCTGAGGGTGCAAGGGACTATCTGGTTCCAAGCCGTGTGCAGCCAGGCAAGTTTTATGCTCTGCCACAATCCCCGCAGCTTTTTAAGCAGTTGCTTATGATATCAGGTTTTGATAGATATTACCAGATAGTACGGTGTTTTAGGGATGAAGACCTTAGGGCTGATAGGCAACCTGAGTTTACACAAATTGATATAGAGATGTCTTTTGTCGATATGGATGATGTGCTTAATATTAATGAGAAACTTATTGCCACTGTATTTAAAGAGATAATGGGAATAGAAATAAAACTTCCATTAAAAAGGATGAGCTATTATGAAGCTATGAGTAGATATGGTTCCGATAAACCAGATTTAAGGTTTGGCATGGAACTCTTGGAGCTGTCTGATGTCTTAAAGAATTCGTCGTTTAATGCTTTTAAAGAAGCAGTGGCCAATGGAGGGTGTATAAAAGCCATTAATGCAAAAGGATGCTCAGTTTTCGCGAGAAAAGAAATAGATAGTTTGTCCGAGGTGGCAAAGACTTATGGAGCCAAAGGCCTGTTGTGGGTGACGTATACCCATGATGGGGAGATTAAATCATCTCTCACCAAATACCTGACCAATGAAGAGCTTGATGGCATATTGAAGGTTACATCTGCAAAGCCAGGTGACCTTATATTAATTGCTGCGGGTGAATTTGAAAAGACGTGTGATGCAATGGGCCATGTTAGGCTTGAACTTGGTAACAAATTAAACATGATCGATAAGGATAAGTATGAACTACTCTGGGTAGTAGATTTTCCATTATTGGAGTGGAGTGAAGAGGAGGATAGATATGTTGCAAAACATCATCCATTTACATCCCCTAGAGATGAAGATATACCTCTATTGGATAGCGAACCAGGTAAGGTAAGGGCAAAAGCATATGATATGGTTTTGAACGGTACTGAGCTTGGAGGTGGAAGCATAAGAATACATACCAGAGAGATGCAGAAAAAAATGTTTAACATACTGGGATTTTCAGATGAAGATGCTCAAAGCAGGTTTGGATTTTTCCTTGAGGCTTTCAAATATGGTGTGCCTCCTCATGGGGGTATAGCCTATGGGTTTGACCGTATGGTTATGCTTCTTACAGGAAGTGAGAGCATAAAGGATGTCATTGCATTCCCAAAAACCCAGAATGCGTCATGTTTGTTAAGTGGAGCACCTTCCGAAGTGGATACAAAGCAGCTGGAAGAACTTCATATAAAATTAGACCTGTAA
- the hisS gene encoding histidine--tRNA ligase: protein MLTKAPRGTKDILPRDVYRWRFVEEKFIEICRDFNYKEIRTPTFEHTELFERGVGETTDIVEKEMYTFIDKGGRSITLKPEGTAPVVRAFIENNIYAEQQPSKFYYIIPAFRYERPQSGRLREFHQFGIESFGSSDPAIDAEVISLAVNFFSRLGINDLKLHINSVGCPECRRTYNAALKEYLKPKLQELCTDCRSRYERNPMRVLDCKVDSDRLKNAPIMLDYLCDDCKAHFNKLKEYLDILGIGYEIDPRIVRGLDYYTKTAFEIISENIGSQGTVCGGGRYDGLVKECGGPDVPGIGFGLGIERLLSVLDAYGIKIPEPKPLDVYVAPVGDEVKKTALKILYFLRNLGIAAETDYMGRSLKAQMKYAGKLNARYAIVIGDDEIKSGKAVIKNMSDGTTTEINIDNEGLIKVKEIIGGRYNE from the coding sequence GTGCTTACCAAAGCTCCTCGTGGCACAAAGGATATACTGCCCAGAGACGTGTACAGATGGAGGTTTGTAGAGGAGAAGTTTATCGAAATATGTAGAGACTTTAATTACAAGGAAATACGGACACCAACCTTTGAGCACACGGAACTTTTTGAAAGAGGCGTTGGGGAAACAACAGATATTGTAGAAAAAGAGATGTATACCTTTATAGATAAAGGCGGCAGAAGTATAACATTAAAACCTGAAGGTACAGCACCTGTGGTAAGAGCATTTATAGAAAATAATATATATGCGGAGCAGCAACCATCAAAATTTTACTATATAATACCTGCCTTCAGGTATGAAAGGCCTCAATCAGGCAGATTGAGAGAGTTTCACCAGTTTGGCATTGAATCTTTTGGCAGCAGTGATCCTGCTATAGATGCAGAGGTTATATCACTGGCTGTAAATTTCTTCAGCAGGCTTGGCATAAATGATCTGAAACTCCATATTAACAGCGTGGGATGTCCTGAGTGCAGGAGGACATATAATGCGGCATTAAAGGAATATCTGAAACCGAAGCTTCAAGAACTTTGCACTGATTGCAGGTCCAGATATGAAAGAAACCCTATGAGGGTATTAGACTGCAAGGTGGACAGCGACAGACTGAAGAATGCGCCTATCATGCTGGATTACCTGTGTGATGATTGTAAAGCCCACTTTAATAAGCTCAAAGAATATCTTGATATACTTGGTATTGGTTATGAGATAGATCCGAGAATAGTAAGGGGGCTGGATTATTATACAAAAACGGCGTTTGAGATTATATCAGAAAACATTGGTTCACAGGGTACGGTGTGTGGAGGTGGAAGGTATGATGGACTTGTAAAGGAATGTGGAGGTCCTGATGTACCTGGTATAGGATTTGGGCTTGGAATAGAAAGGCTTTTAAGTGTGTTGGATGCTTATGGCATTAAAATACCCGAACCTAAACCTCTTGATGTCTATGTAGCGCCTGTAGGCGATGAAGTTAAAAAGACAGCCCTCAAGATTCTTTATTTTTTAAGAAATCTTGGCATTGCAGCAGAAACCGATTATATGGGTAGAAGCCTTAAAGCGCAGATGAAATATGCCGGTAAGCTTAATGCAAGGTATGCAATAGTAATAGGTGACGATGAAATAAAAAGCGGAAAAGCAGTTATTAAAAATATGTCAGATGGAACTACGACAGAGATTAATATTGACAATGAAGGACTTATAAAAGTCAAAGAAATAATAGGGGGAAGGTATAATGAGTGA
- a CDS encoding MBL fold metallo-hydrolase, translating into MIFERVAVGIGMTNCYIIGDEETRDAIVVDPGDEPEKILDLIGRTDSNIVYIVLTHAHYDHWGALNDIRTETGVDKVILHRLEEEVLENPEMNLSPWISGQSVSMKGDKWVEDGDIISVGNMMVTVRHTPGHTPGSISLIIDNKCICGDALFAGSVGRTDFPGGSPYVLRRTIDEVFKKLPDQMEVWPGHGPSTTIGKEKKLNLFMK; encoded by the coding sequence ATGATTTTTGAAAGAGTAGCAGTCGGCATTGGTATGACCAACTGCTATATAATTGGAGATGAAGAGACGAGAGATGCCATTGTCGTAGATCCTGGGGATGAGCCGGAAAAGATATTGGATCTGATAGGCAGGACCGACAGCAACATTGTATACATTGTACTGACTCACGCCCATTATGACCACTGGGGGGCACTTAATGATATTAGGACAGAAACTGGTGTGGATAAAGTCATACTTCATAGACTTGAGGAAGAGGTCTTGGAAAATCCAGAGATGAACCTTTCGCCATGGATATCAGGACAGAGTGTCTCCATGAAAGGTGACAAATGGGTTGAAGATGGCGACATAATCAGTGTTGGTAATATGATGGTTACTGTAAGGCACACCCCTGGGCATACGCCCGGGAGTATCTCACTGATAATTGACAACAAGTGTATATGTGGCGACGCTTTATTTGCTGGTTCTGTAGGCAGGACTGATTTTCCAGGAGGATCTCCTTATGTCCTTAGAAGAACAATTGACGAGGTATTTAAAAAACTCCCAGACCAGATGGAGGTGTGGCCAGGCCATGGTCCCTCTACGACGATAGGCAAAGAAAAAAAACTGAATCTATTTATGAAATAG
- the dtd gene encoding D-aminoacyl-tRNA deacylase, protein MRLVVQRVRSGSVEVDGRIVGSIGSGIVALLGIKADDTKDDADYLADKLMNLRIFDDSEGKMNLSLLDIRGELLIVSQFTLYGDCKKGRRPNYMRAAGADKAREMYEYFVEKCMGYGIKVENGIFQAMMLVKIENDGPVTILMDSEKQF, encoded by the coding sequence ATGAGACTTGTTGTGCAAAGGGTAAGGTCAGGTAGTGTTGAGGTTGATGGCAGGATAGTGGGCAGCATTGGTTCGGGGATTGTGGCACTTCTTGGTATAAAAGCTGATGATACAAAAGATGATGCTGATTATCTTGCAGACAAACTAATGAATTTAAGGATTTTTGATGACAGTGAGGGTAAGATGAACCTGTCCCTCCTCGATATAAGAGGAGAACTACTTATCGTTTCACAGTTTACCCTGTATGGTGACTGCAAAAAAGGTAGGCGTCCCAATTACATGAGAGCTGCAGGAGCAGATAAGGCAAGGGAAATGTATGAGTATTTTGTAGAAAAGTGTATGGGATACGGTATAAAAGTGGAAAATGGAATATTTCAGGCAATGATGCTTGTTAAAATAGAGAACGATGGGCCTGTAACCATACTTATGGATAGTGAAAAACAGTTTTAG